ACCCACTAATGTTACTGGAATTTTTTGTGCATACATTGCTTACATAATAACAGTAATACATTGGATCTAAAGTGCTTTGATACACGTTTATGGTCTGATTTTCACTGATATGGAATAGTATCCATACCTTTCATGTGCCAGCAGTGTTGTATTATATCAGTAGCTTTAATATACTGTGTGTTAAGAGAAAGTTATGTGCAATAACCATTTTAAACAGTGTTAATAGCTGTTACAAgacaacagtttttaaaaatacattgacaAAATTATAAATAGTAATTAACTTGCATTGTTGGTGACAATATgatgcaattaaaatgatttttttgacAACATAATTGTTTTGGTTTGCAACTTTCATCTCTTACTCTTTTGAAGGCATTTAGTTGTGTCAGGATCCAGAGGCACTGGCAGATTTTCATGACTTGTCCATGGGATAAGGCTCAGTACTGAAAACCTTGTACAAATGTTTTGCTTATCTAGCTTATGGGCACAGAGGCTATTTGAGGAATTTCCAACTATTTGCCTGGTTGGAATTAATTAATGTGATACATTCCGGAAGTGATAGTTTggataaaaacggaaaatgctggcaccactcagcagatcaggcagcgtctgtggagagagagactgagttaacatttcaggccaagactcaGCAGcagattttatttctgatttccagtatcggcggttttattttagtttcaatTAAAGCTGGTAGCTTGTGTGTCTCAGTAAGACATTACGCAATGCTTAAAACCTGAAAATTAGAAGGGGAATGTTAAAGACTTTTGAGAGGACATTCAGGAACTGTTAAGCACAATATTTAAGATGTTAAATTTTAGGTTCACCGCTGGGCAGGTAGGGTCATCGTTCTGATTATTCTCAGTTATATGCTTCATTGTTTATTAATTATTCTATGTTATTTGGCAGGTGCAAGCACTGAAAGAATGTATTGAAGCAGAGAAGGGCACCAGTTTCCCTGCTGCTTGTCAGAAGTTGATATACGCTGGAAAGATTTTAAACAATGATGTCCAGCTCAAGGAATACAAGATAGATGAGAAGAATTTCATTGTTGTTATGGTAACAAAGGTGTGCAATATTTTTGGTTACAGCAGTAGTTCCCTTTTTGATATTAAGCCTTGTCAGGTACAGCATCACCTGGGAGTCTTAaagtaaatgcaaaataattatttcccAGTTCAATGATTTGCTACATGAATGGAGAAGTTTGCCTTTCAAATGAGCTTATTTAACATGAGAGACCTGCTTTTTCATCTGggcagtaccattcccatggtgGAAAGGTTATGCTTCAATCTTGATTAGCTTCTTCAAAACTCCCTAAACTCTGTGACCCCAGAACATCCAGAAGGAAGATGTACTGTTATTTCCCATCCTGACAGAACAGCTTCCTGCCTAAGGTGCCTACACCTGTATTCCAGTGTGGGGAATATGTTGTCATTGAAATACTGCTGTGAAATTTGAAATTTGAGATGCTTCTCAATATAttgctgatgatttactgctttAATGTATCTTTTGAAATGTACATGTAGAGGTAGAAATTGTGATTGGCAACTAATACTTAAGCAAAATTTGTGTTCTCTTTCATTTTCCTTAAATTTCTACTCATTATGGACTTCCTAATCACATTATGTTAAAGAGAAAATGATTTACTCTTTCTATCATATTTCACAATGTGTATTGGTTTATTCATTCAATGATTAATTAGGAGACATATTTTTTCCTGAAATCTGCAGCCGAGAGTTGTCTCCACAGAAGTGGGATCTGTTTCTTCAGTTGGGCCGTCATCTACCCAGTCACCCAGTCACCCGTCATCCACCCAGTCACCCAGTCACCCGTCATCCACCCAgtcacagtcagagggagaaaagCAGGATACGGATGAAGGAAGCCAAGCCCAAACCATAACCAGCTCTGTGTCAATATCCAGGTACAAGAGATATAAAAAAAAGCTCAAACCAATGTTTCTTGGCTTCCGTTGAGGAACAAAGAGAGGTAGCTAGCTGTATGCTCTATATCAAGATGTAGAAAAAACTTTTTGTTTGCTGTAATATGTGGGGCCCTGTGGGGTTACCTTTAATATATTTTACGCTTGGAGGTGAACTCTGCTCCCTGctacattgcagcatccagaggTTCCTTGGTTTAAAACACAAGCACGTCATGGATTGGCACTGGTGGGACTCTATACTTGCCGCAGTACTCTGGCCTGTGAGGAAGGGGAGTAATAAGTTATGTCCAGTTTCCAGTTACTGATCACTATTCCACAGTTCCCAACAGAAAGCAAGTGACTGGCAAATGAAGCAACTTGTGACTGTGAAATCGGGCTCCAGCATTAATTGTCTTTAGAAAAGGTGGGGGAGTAAGTAGAAATAAAAAAAGGAGGGACGGCCAAACCTGTCTCTGGAATAATAATTCCAATGTTTATAAGTAGACTTCAGTTAAAACTAACACATGAAAACATTGTGTGAATTCTGCTAAAGATACCAGGATTTGAATAGACAGAAATATGTTTCACGAACGGCATCGTAATCTCCTGAGTATTTCTCccattttcagtttatattttagAGTTCCAAAATCTACATTATTTTTCCTATTGCATCAACTTTTCCCTGTCCTTCAATTTTAAAGTCATGAAGGGTCTAAAAGGAGTAAGTatagaaaataacaaaaattaGGCCATTGGgcacttcaagcctgctccaccattcagtatgatcaaggctgatcctcTAAatatcctgctctctccccatattcctgatgccttttgtgtctagaaatctgtctagctcatcttaaatatatccagtAACTTGGCCTCTGccaccttctgtggtagagaattccactggTTCATCACTCTCGAGTGAAGGAATGTCGCATCAGTCTTAAATGTCTTACCCCATATCACCCCTCTGTGACCCCTCATTCTAATTATatttgtatgtatatatatatatgtgtgtgtgtatatatatgtgtatatatatatatatatatatatatacacacacacatatgtatatccatgttatactgcatctgccagtaTTTGCCCaccactcaacttgtctaaatcacattgAAGCCTGTTTGCGCTCTCCTCACAACTTCCAgtcccacccagttttgtgttaTGGGCAGACTTAGAAATATTACTTTTGGTTTCCTCATCCAAACCTTCAAGTGAataggccccagcaccaatccctatactatcccactagtcactgcctgccatcctgagaaagacccatttactCCTCATCTCTGATTCCTATCAATCAACCAATTTTGAATCGATGTCAATATATTGCCCCAAATCTATAATTTTGCATACAAACCTCTTCTGTGGACTTTTATTAAAGAGGAAAGGAGAGCTGTAGCCAGCAGCTGAGGCTGATAACCAAAGGGAATGGACTTAGTGACAGGCAGAAGAACTAGAGATGATATGAGGAAAGACTTTTTTATTAAACACATGGTTAGCATTTGAAATATAGTTCCTAATGGATACAACGGCATacaagggagagagatggggaaagagCCGAAGATTAGGACTAAGTAGATTACTCTGTGATGTCCAAAGATAGGCCGAATGATTTTTATCTGTCAGTCTATGGTTTGAAGACATTTATTTGCTGTAGCATGCGTTCACAGTCATCAAACGTTTTCTGGTAACTACTCAAAGTAGCTATTGTTCACTACTGAGCCAGAGCTGTGACTAGAGCAGCTAATCAACAGTGAGATTAGCTACAGCGGAGACTCGTCTTGTTCGGGCAAGAATGGAATAAGAATCCGTAAACTAGCATTGAGTTTGTAAATGTggattcagtttttaaaaaatcaggaaTTTAGGTTGGTAtcagttaaaagaaaacaatataAAGCTATTGGAATATCTTTAAatttccagagaagacaatctgCTCACATTGTCTCAACTATATGTGACTTCAGTACTTCTCTAATGTCGCTGAATCTCAGTTATTTCTGAGTCAGCTCAGCAAGACACTCTGTTGTCTCAGACAGCCCATCTTTTAGGATATCTTGGGCTATGCTGTGAATGCCAGCTTTGCTTACCTCCagtaaattcatttaaaaaaaagttgcaatttTGGGAGCAGGTTTATGGGAACCAGCTCTTTGTACATCCACTCCAATTTCTGGCTCTGTGATTGCAGGAGCAAAATTGTAGATCCACAAGTAGTTCAGGATTTATAGTTCTCTCTCCAGGTTGAAAAGGGGCAGATATCGTACTGACAGTGCACAGAACCAACTAATAGACATTGATATCCAAGAATCTGAACCAAACAAGGAATAATATCACGGAAATTTTAGGACAATTTAATGTATTTAAAAGTACTGGTTAAAGATGCGTCTTAAATCTGTATTCACAGTTCAATGCCTTCTTCTGGGAGTGACATACTCTCTGCCCCATCAGTCAGTGATCTACTCCCTGCACAAGTATCAATGATTGATTTACTCTCAGAACCCAGTTTGCAGACTGACGTGTCTGAGGATCTGCCCCTTGACAATGGTATTATGACATCAGGTCAGTAAACTCAGAATTACTATTCTATAAACacggggaaggggtgtgggaatAGATTAAGAAACACAATAGATATGCAATTTTTTTCAGTAAAAATTTCTCTGTGTTAacttttgatttgctgttgccgTGCAGTCAGAGTGGTGGGCAGTGACATAAGGATCGTACAGTCGTAATTTGTAGGAGTGATCTGTAAATATTCATGATTGATCTTTTAAAAGTATTATTAATGGCAGAAAATTAATGCTGTATTTTCTAATATAATGTCCTGTGAAGGGACTGTGCAGTACCTCTTTCCCTTTGCACATCTACTTACAGTAGCACTTTAGTTAAATGTTATTTAATCAGTGCTGCCTCCATGTGCAATGCTGTGGGTGTGTTTGTTAAATACGTAATCCTACATTTTGGACATTGTGTTTCCCCTAGTAGTTGTAGACAGCGATACTGAAAGATGTAATTTTGGCAGTGATCGCCAGCACACGATAGAAGACTATTGATATTCTATAATGTTTAATTGgcttattcccttcattttcttttccagtGAGGAGCCCAGCTTACGAGACCATGGTGTCTGAAATCGTATCAATGGGTTATGATCGTGAGCAGGTAGTGGCAGCGTTAAGGGCAAGCTTCAATAACCCACACAGGGCGGTGGAGTACCTGCTGACGGTAAGGGGCATGGCTGTGGTTGGGGAGTCTGAGGGAAGTGTCTGAATTGGTATGTGTGCACATGTTGGGTGCTGCTCAACCTTATTCAGTGCAGGTTATCTGATTGATCCAGGTAAAGCAATGTAGGGGATGGTCTTAGTACGTCAGGTATAGCTCAGAAGGTAGCACTTTCACTTCTGTCAGTGACTTGGTTAACAGTGTTGTACTGTTGAATGTGCCATCCTTTGGATGTGATGTTAAATCAAGGCCTTgcctgttctctcaggtggacattaaAGATCCAGTGTTGCAAAATTACAGATGTAGTGTCTTGATCAATGCATATCTCTCAACTAACTGCAAAATCAAACAACCTAATCACTGTCACATTGCTCtgggcaaattggctgctgtattttctattttgaaaCAGTGGCTATATTTAGACGTGCTGTGTTCATTGTGCTTTGGAAATATCCTGAGGTTGTCAAAGGTGATTTTTAAATGTAAGTCTTTATCTTTTTAGTAAAAAATGTAAGTTATAATACCATACTGCTGGATAgtacaactttttaaaattactttttcaggatctgggcattgctggcaaggccagcacttctTGCCCTTCACTAATTGCtgtaagatggtggtgagcttcatgtgaaggtactcccatggtgGTGTTAAATGGGAAGTGCTGAGATTTGGACCCGGTGATGAAAAAGGAATGtcgatatattttcaagttaggACAGTGTGCAACCTGGAGGGGAGTCTGATGTTGATGCACGTGTTGCTCTGTCCTTCTTGATGATTGCAATCGTAGGTTTAAGAGGTGCCTAGGCAAGTAATCAAggcaaacactatgatgctggaggaactcagcaggccaggcagcatccatggagaaaagcaggcggtcagcattttgagtcaggtcccttcttcagtcctgaaaggtcctgacctgaaacgttgaccgcctgcttttctccatggatgctgcctggcctggtgagttcctccagcagcatagtgtttttcatctagattccagcatctgcagtcctttgtttctcaagtagtCAAGGCACCTTATATACctgagtagcctaggcaagtaattgcagtgcgttttgtagatggtacaaattaGTTTGTATGACCAAGGAATCAAggaagagaacagaggaaatgcagaATGTTTTTCTATTCAGGTGTGAACCATGTTCAGCTGCAATGTTTTTGTGAAGGTGAAGGAGGGTGACAATTGTACAGGCATTGGGAgacagcatagtggtgcagctggtagagctgctgcctcacagctccagagaccttgggtgctgtctgtttggagtttgcacgcttttcctgtgaccatgtgggtttcttctgggtgctccagtttcctcccacatcccaaagacttgcaggttgggaggttaattggcccatTGTATAtagatgagtggttgaatctgggtggagttgatgggagtgcagTGGATAAAATAGGATTCGTGTAGGATTAATGAAAACGAGTGTTGATGatcggtgtggacttggtgggctgaagggctgtttccatgctgtctgactctgaccTGTTTATGCACGTAGTGACCTTGTAGTGATGGTATGTGGGCTGACACAACTAAGTTAATGAGGAGGGCGAATAAATTATAGAAAATGCAGCAATTATGCAAAATGACAAGACTCAGTGCTGTAAAGTTAATTATTTTATCTTGCTAGCAGAGCCACATTGAACCTCTTTTTTTGTTCACAGGGTATGCCTGATAGTCCAGTGGAGGAGAGTACAGCACCTCAAGATACTCTTGAATCTGGTCAAGAATCTAACCTAGAAACACTAGGCAAGGAATACACTTTTTGGAAATAATTTGACAACACTTTTTTGTCTTGGTTACATATAGTGAAAATGGTGCCGTGACCCATTGGCATACAGTGGTATGGATACTGTGGACCCTGTTGTGTGGTCATTGGTTGAGCATGTTGAGCTGGTGACAGCCGTTTGCTATGTGATGTTAGCTGAACTTCATGTTCTcatatctcatattttcttatgacataatTGGAAGCCACTCAGTGCATTataccacattcccatcagtgccATTCCTGTAACCTGTTGTTTTTCATGTGCCTattaactcctctttgattctcctGCCTGTCACCTCTACTaagcacaatttacagtggccaattaacctatcgtcacatctttcggatgtgggaggaaactagagcaaccCACATCATCACGGGGAGAAAGTGAAAGCTCCACGCAAATAGCACCCAGGGCCAGAATCAAACCTGGcttactggagctgtgtggcagcagctttaAATGCTGTTCAAATGCAAACTTGAtgttcagttctaatgaagagtcattgacccgaaacattaactcttgttttctctgcacagctgctgcctgacctgcttggtaaccccagcattttctgtttttatttctgatgttcaGACACATGTCAGGAGGGTTTGCTGGATAGCATTTTCTCCAATATTATTGCTGGGACCTTTAATAAACAATGACTGAATAAGTTGATAAAGGAAACAATAGAATGTGAAAGTAAACTAGAAAGAAATATAAACAGACAAAGCAAGAgcttctacaagtttgcaaaaaGGAAGAGAACAGCAAAGTAAAGATGCTTTAGGGGAAAaaaggggaataaagaaatgggagAAGCATTAAACAAATATTACATATCTGTTTTTACAATAGAGACTAAAAGCATACCAAAAACAGCAGGTAACTAATGGGTAAAAGAAATGTGGAACATAAAATAACTTCTCAGAAATTAATAGTAcataaaatgctggggatacccaacagcatctgaggagagaaagtATTAGACAAACTAACAGAATCTCTTGCATCTGACTGCCTATGTCATATATTGTAAAGGAAGTGACTGCAGTGATAGTGGATGCATGGTTTGTGACCTTCCAAAATACCCTGGAATCTGCAAGGGTTCAGTAgaatgaaaggaggaagagagaaaacatggaactacaggccagttagcctaatgtCAGTCATCAGGAACGTTCTGGAACCATTGTTAAGGAAGTGATAACAAAGTACTTAAAATAACATGGGTAGACTGAGCCAATGGGATTTTATAAAAAGGAAATACTGTTaacaaatttattggagttcttttgaGAATCTGATAAAGGGTAgttagtagatgtagtgtatttagatttccaaaaaaaCATTCAATAACATGCCGCATAAAATGTCACTGAACAAGATAAGGACTTAtgatgtgatgatattgagtgtacctgtTCTAGAGTCCTCAACTTTAGACAAGACCTTAAGTCTTGTCTGTTGTAAGTGTCTACTAGTACTCTCCCCTGAGGGAGGTTATCCTGTATCAACTTATATTTGAAGAATTAATTTACTTAACAACTTTAGTCTCTTTGCCAAAGGaagtttagctgtcaataatcactattttgagcagtggattcccctcccaaccaaggaggagatacttcctgCTAATGAAGCAGATTAACTACGGTTGTTCTAGTTTAAGTGgagcacattttattttgaaaagtaaattCTGAAAGAGAATATAATTTCACAAAGGGTTTCCAAAACACAAGGACATTCTTACAAACTATTATAAAACATACCACTAGGTTGCAGACGAACAAGTTGTCCATTGCAGAAAGAAGGCTGGGAAGAGATCCTTCCTGAACTGAGGCTGAGGAGTAGATTCTGTGTCCTCTTCTCTGTAAATCTTaatgttttcatattttataCTTATTCTATATTGGTCTTTACCAATCATCTTGTAACAACATCATCTGTATGTAACTGCTGCTGTGTTTTTGTGGTACAGTTAAATCTTCATCATGTTAAGTGGATGGCCAAAGGTTACTGATTTGAAATTTAAACAGTCCCTCTGTTGTGCTTGAAAGTGTTGAGTTTGGCAATAAGCATTTTGGAGCTTGGacagtttgtttttgctgtgCTTAAAAGTGGGAGGTTAGCAATAAGCTTTTTGGACCTGGAcggtgaatatccatcacaatgGGATTGAGGGTAATGCAGTATATTAgcttggatagaggattggttaacagatagaaagcAGAGAATAGCTATAAATGGGTAACCACCCCCGAGACTGTGCCTTATCAGATTGCAGATCTCTTCAAAAATGCACTAAATCCAACCAGTCAATGGAGCCTAACTGTTCCTTCCAAGTTTATGGTTTATGTTTGATAGGTCCATACAGTGAGGTCCAGGGTTTATCGCTGCAGTACATTCATCGTTGTGTACACAGTAACCTGGTTCTCCTGTTATTAAATCCTGTTGCCTGAccatttttaaatttcctttttccCTCCCCTCAGGTGAGAGCCCTCTGGAGTTCCTCCGTGATCTACCTCAGTTTCAGAACATGAGACAGGTACTTCAACAGAACCCATCAATGTTACCAGCCCTACTTCAGCAACTGGGGAGAGAAAACCCCCAGCTATTGCAGGTACAGGTGAAAAACCTAGCATTAACTTTTTTAGATTTCTTTTCAACAGACTAACCTTAGAAACAGAATAGAGTGAGAAAGGTGCCGGACAAGGTCACTGTATTACCTCTGTAGCCAAAATTACAGGAGCACGACACCATTTCAGGTTAAAatgtgttgcaccttattgcctacttcTGTTCCAAGCTAAATCCCATTATTCCCACTTGGAGCTGTTCAACGATGTTAGTGAATGTGTGGGGAAATTAAAAAGACAATCCATTTCCCAGAACAGAGGTGGTTAATAATACAGATAAATCTATTTCAGGTTAAACTGTGACAGGAGAACAGATGTGTAACCAGTGAAAGGACAGAAGTGAGAAAATTCTCCACACAGTGAGCAATTTGTAGACTGTTAACACAGGAGTcaagtttaaaataatttaatgagcACTTGGATGCTGTGACCAGACTAGGGAGGAAAGAGTAAGGTTTTCAATCTGGCTCAACTAAGATAGAGGAATGGCATTCCTTGACATGTTGTACCGTGAAACACTGGTCACTCACCTCCCATCagtacaataaatattggcctagaTGTTTTGATCAGCAGTGAAGTACTCAATATTGGTCTCAACAAAAGCTCTTCACAAAGACCcagtgatccctgtggcatgGACACCCCCTTCTcgaagattaagataagatttctttattagtcacatgtacatcgaagcacacagtgaaatgcatcttttgcgtagagtgttctgggggcagcctgcaagtgtcgccacgctttcagtgccaacatagcatgctcacaacttcctaacccatacgtctttggaatgtgggaggaaaccggagcacccag
The DNA window shown above is from Pristis pectinata isolate sPriPec2 chromosome 31, sPriPec2.1.pri, whole genome shotgun sequence and carries:
- the LOC127584895 gene encoding UV excision repair protein RAD23 homolog A-like, with amino-acid sequence MAGSLPPGGGGRRAAEPAAGGTTMLVTVKTLQQQTFKIEIDPEQTVQALKECIEAEKGTSFPAACQKLIYAGKILNNDVQLKEYKIDEKNFIVVMVTKPRVVSTEVGSVSSVGPSSTQSPSHPSSTQSPSHPSSTQSQSEGEKQDTDEGSQAQTITSSVSISSSMPSSGSDILSAPSVSDLLPAQVSMIDLLSEPSLQTDVSEDLPLDNGIMTSVRSPAYETMVSEIVSMGYDREQVVAALRASFNNPHRAVEYLLTGMPDSPVEESTAPQDTLESGQESNLETLGESPLEFLRDLPQFQNMRQVLQQNPSMLPALLQQLGRENPQLLQQISQHQEQFIQMLNEPMDEVGEIEGEMGAVGEDTSQANYIQVTPQEKEAIERLKALGFPEGLVIQAYFACEKNENLAANFLLQQNFDDE